The following coding sequences are from one Novosphingobium sp. KACC 22771 window:
- a CDS encoding OmpA family protein yields the protein MRKIALGLALASTALATPALAKDKTWYVEGDAGAVIVESNPLGNVTTGAALGNIKSKLGYDFGGIVGYDFGPFRLETEASYRRVKTKSFEAANGTIYTADNNQVVGNTSVLSFMANGLLDFGPDNGLQGFVGGGVGVGRVKSFNVTSLVSNGLDDSATGFAWQALAGIRAPISKNWDLGLKYRYFNAPGADRFVGLTGNTLSEKFHSHSLLATLTYNFGAEPVAPPPPPPPPPPPPPPPPPPPPPPPPPPAPVCNKGPYIVFFDWDKSDITPEASSILDSAIQAYGNCASVPVVLAGYTDRSGTPKYNLGLSARRNASVRAYFTSHGIADSAISSQAFGEANPRVPTADGVRELQNRRVEITYGPGSGN from the coding sequence ATGCGCAAGATTGCCTTGGGCCTGGCGCTGGCATCTACTGCCCTCGCTACGCCGGCACTGGCCAAAGACAAGACCTGGTACGTCGAAGGTGACGCCGGTGCTGTCATCGTCGAATCCAACCCGCTGGGCAATGTCACGACCGGCGCCGCTTTGGGCAACATCAAGTCGAAGCTGGGCTATGACTTCGGTGGCATCGTCGGTTATGACTTCGGTCCTTTCCGTCTCGAAACCGAAGCCAGCTATCGTCGCGTGAAGACCAAGTCGTTCGAAGCGGCCAACGGCACGATCTACACCGCCGACAACAACCAGGTCGTTGGCAACACCAGCGTTCTGAGCTTCATGGCCAACGGTCTGCTCGACTTTGGTCCCGATAACGGTCTGCAGGGCTTTGTCGGTGGCGGCGTCGGCGTCGGCCGCGTCAAGAGCTTCAATGTGACCTCGCTGGTCAGCAACGGTCTGGACGATTCGGCCACCGGCTTTGCCTGGCAGGCTCTGGCTGGCATCCGCGCGCCCATCAGCAAGAATTGGGACCTGGGTCTCAAGTATCGCTATTTCAACGCTCCGGGTGCGGATCGTTTCGTGGGCCTGACCGGCAATACCCTGTCGGAAAAGTTCCACTCGCACTCGCTGCTGGCGACGCTGACCTATAACTTCGGTGCCGAACCGGTTGCGCCTCCGCCGCCTCCCCCGCCCCCGCCGCCTCCGCCGCCCCCGCCTCCGCCGCCCCCTCCGCCGCCCCCGCCGCCTCCGGCTCCGGTGTGCAACAAGGGGCCCTACATCGTGTTCTTCGATTGGGATAAGTCGGACATCACCCCTGAAGCCTCGTCGATCCTCGACAGCGCCATTCAGGCCTATGGCAACTGCGCCTCGGTTCCGGTCGTTCTGGCTGGTTACACCGACCGCTCGGGCACGCCCAAGTACAACCTCGGCCTTTCGGCCCGTCGTAACGCTTCGGTTCGCGCTTACTTCACCTCGCATGGCATCGCTGACTCGGCGATCTCGAGCCAGGCCTTCGGTGAAGCCAACCCGCGCGTTCCGACCGCCGATGGCGTTCGCGAACTCCAGAACCGTCGCGTGGAAATCACCTACGGTCCGGGTTCGGGCAACTAA
- the hslO gene encoding Hsp33 family molecular chaperone HslO codes for MDCVLHFTIPSRDARGRAVRLGPVLDLVQSAHDYPPPIRKLLAEALVLGALMGSLLKDQDSQLTMQAQTQDGVVDLLVCDYRNGEVRGYARHDEQRLAALGANPTLHDLFGKGYLAITFDLAVTKQRYQGVVPLEGDSLAQACQAYFVQSEQVPTLIRVATSDVDGHCVAGGLLVQHLPDGEEGRARLHVQLDHPHWEHVAVLAGSTRDAELVDKDLALDQLVWRLFHEESEVRVSEDAPLKRGCRCSEEHYRLILSRFGEEELAEMRDEKGEIVIDCAFCSRLFPISM; via the coding sequence ATGGATTGCGTTCTTCACTTTACCATCCCATCGCGCGATGCACGGGGCCGGGCGGTTCGCCTTGGGCCCGTGCTCGACCTCGTGCAATCGGCGCATGACTATCCGCCGCCGATTCGCAAGTTGCTGGCCGAAGCGCTGGTGCTGGGGGCTTTGATGGGCTCCCTGCTCAAGGATCAGGATAGCCAGTTGACCATGCAGGCGCAGACGCAGGATGGCGTGGTCGACCTGCTGGTTTGCGATTATCGCAACGGCGAGGTGCGCGGCTATGCCCGCCATGACGAGCAACGTCTGGCGGCTCTGGGGGCGAATCCGACACTGCATGATCTGTTCGGCAAGGGCTATCTGGCGATCACCTTTGATCTGGCCGTTACCAAGCAGCGCTATCAGGGCGTTGTGCCGCTTGAGGGTGATTCTCTGGCGCAGGCGTGTCAGGCCTATTTCGTCCAGTCCGAGCAGGTGCCGACGCTGATCCGCGTGGCGACATCGGATGTTGACGGGCACTGCGTGGCGGGCGGGCTGTTGGTGCAGCATTTGCCTGACGGTGAGGAAGGCCGCGCGCGCCTTCACGTTCAACTGGACCACCCACATTGGGAGCATGTTGCCGTGCTGGCCGGATCAACGCGTGACGCTGAACTGGTGGATAAGGATCTCGCGCTGGACCAACTCGTTTGGCGGCTTTTTCATGAGGAAAGCGAGGTGCGCGTTTCAGAGGACGCGCCGCTCAAGCGAGGTTGCCGGTGCAGCGAGGAGCATTACCGCTTGATCCTCTCGCGGTTTGGCGAGGAAGAACTGGCCGAAATGCGGGACGAAAAGGGCGAGATCGTCATTGATTGCGCCTTTTGCTCAAGGCTTTTCCCGATTTCGATGTAA
- the queC gene encoding 7-cyano-7-deazaguanine synthase QueC, translating into MTQTDVPAGRKAVVLLSGGLDSMVSAGLAREAGYEIYALTINYNQRHACEIDAAKVLAKELGAVRHVVLPLDLRQFGGSALTDDIDVPKDGLEPGIPVTYVPARNLVFLSLTLAWAEAVGARDIFIGVNALDYSGYPDCRPEFIAAFTQVARLATKAGDEGGEFTIHAPLQFLGKGDIVREAARLGLDVGLSWSCYDPQPDGSACGLCDSCRLRLAGFAEAGLEDRLRYATK; encoded by the coding sequence ATGACCCAGACTGATGTTCCTGCCGGCCGCAAGGCGGTTGTTCTGCTTTCCGGCGGGCTGGATTCGATGGTTTCGGCGGGGCTGGCCCGTGAGGCGGGCTATGAGATCTATGCGCTGACCATCAATTATAACCAGCGCCACGCCTGCGAAATTGATGCGGCCAAGGTGCTGGCCAAGGAATTGGGCGCCGTGCGCCATGTGGTGCTGCCGCTTGATCTGCGCCAGTTCGGCGGCTCGGCGCTGACCGATGATATTGATGTGCCCAAGGATGGGCTGGAGCCTGGCATCCCCGTTACCTATGTTCCGGCGCGCAATCTGGTGTTTCTGTCGCTGACGCTGGCCTGGGCCGAAGCGGTGGGCGCGCGCGACATTTTCATCGGGGTGAATGCTCTGGATTATTCCGGCTATCCCGATTGTCGCCCGGAATTCATTGCCGCTTTTACGCAAGTTGCGCGTCTTGCGACCAAGGCGGGCGATGAAGGCGGCGAATTCACAATCCATGCGCCGCTGCAATTTCTGGGCAAGGGCGATATCGTCCGTGAGGCGGCAAGGTTGGGGCTGGATGTGGGGCTGAGCTGGTCCTGCTATGACCCGCAGCCTGATGGCTCGGCTTGCGGTCTTTGTGACAGCTGCCGCCTGCGTCTAGCTGGCTTTGCCGAAGCCGGGCTTGAGGACAGGTTGCGTTACGCCACCAAATAG
- a CDS encoding TIGR01244 family sulfur transferase, whose product MFRQISQSLWASPQISLADVDAAAAQGITLIINNRPEGESDDQTPGEAIAQAAAAAGLGYIAIPVTHAGFSQAQVTAMADALKGEGKILAYCRSGTRSTLLWSLAQASLGADLDEVTAQAASAGYDVSPVRPLMDMLAAQAR is encoded by the coding sequence ATGTTCCGTCAGATTTCCCAGAGCCTCTGGGCCAGCCCGCAGATCAGCCTTGCCGATGTCGATGCCGCCGCCGCACAAGGCATCACCCTGATCATCAACAACCGCCCCGAAGGCGAAAGCGATGATCAGACGCCCGGCGAGGCCATCGCGCAGGCTGCCGCGGCCGCGGGCCTCGGCTATATCGCCATCCCCGTCACCCATGCCGGTTTCAGCCAGGCGCAGGTGACCGCCATGGCCGATGCGCTCAAAGGCGAAGGCAAGATCCTGGCCTATTGCCGCTCGGGCACGCGTTCGACGCTGCTCTGGTCGCTGGCACAGGCCAGCCTTGGCGCCGACCTCGACGAAGTGACAGCACAGGCCGCCTCGGCCGGTTACGACGTCAGCCCGGTTCGCCCGCTGATGGACATGCTGGCCGCGCAGGCCCGCTGA
- a CDS encoding aspartate aminotransferase family protein, whose amino-acid sequence MTISPLMPVYPRCAFRPVRGEHCHLIGEDGRRYLDFAAGIAVNLLGHSHEGLISAIQKQAATLMHVSNLYGSPHQESVAKRLVELTFADTVFFTNSGAEAVECAIKTARAYHQHVGNLDKYELITFKEAFHGRTMGTISASNQEKMHKGFLPMLPGFKYVDFGDLEAVKAAIGPNTGGIMIEPIQGEGGIKVPTEEFLQALRALCDEHDLMLVFDEVQCGVARTGTFYAYEQFGVVPDILATAKGIGGGFPLGACLASEKAARGMVAGTHGSTYGGNPLAMSAASAVLDAVANEEFLAHVRDMGAKLTSRLEQFIGNYPDLFELVRGRGLMLGLKMKVEPRPFVAHLRDNHQLLCVSAGDKTMRILPPLVIDESHIDEFMDKLSAAAASYQPEEVA is encoded by the coding sequence ATGACCATTTCGCCGTTGATGCCTGTTTACCCCCGGTGCGCTTTTCGGCCGGTGCGCGGTGAACATTGCCATCTGATTGGCGAGGATGGCCGCCGATATCTCGATTTTGCCGCAGGCATCGCGGTCAACCTGCTGGGTCACAGCCACGAAGGGCTGATTTCCGCGATTCAGAAGCAGGCCGCGACGCTGATGCATGTGTCGAACCTGTATGGCAGCCCGCATCAGGAGAGCGTTGCGAAGCGGTTGGTCGAACTGACCTTCGCCGACACGGTGTTTTTCACCAATTCGGGCGCCGAAGCGGTGGAATGCGCGATCAAGACCGCGCGCGCCTATCATCAGCATGTCGGCAATCTCGACAAATACGAGCTGATCACCTTCAAGGAAGCGTTCCACGGGCGCACCATGGGGACGATCTCGGCCTCGAATCAGGAAAAGATGCATAAGGGCTTCCTGCCCATGCTGCCCGGTTTCAAATATGTCGATTTCGGCGATCTGGAAGCGGTGAAGGCGGCTATCGGCCCCAACACGGGCGGTATCATGATCGAGCCGATTCAGGGCGAGGGCGGCATCAAGGTTCCGACCGAGGAGTTCCTGCAGGCCCTGCGCGCGCTGTGTGACGAGCATGATCTGATGCTGGTCTTTGACGAGGTGCAGTGCGGCGTGGCGCGTACCGGCACGTTCTATGCCTATGAGCAGTTCGGCGTGGTGCCCGACATTCTGGCGACCGCCAAGGGCATTGGTGGCGGCTTCCCGCTGGGCGCTTGTCTGGCCAGCGAGAAGGCTGCGCGGGGCATGGTGGCCGGCACGCATGGCAGCACCTATGGCGGCAACCCGCTGGCCATGTCAGCGGCCAGTGCCGTGCTGGACGCGGTGGCCAATGAGGAATTCTTGGCCCATGTGCGCGATATGGGCGCCAAGCTGACCAGCCGTCTGGAACAGTTCATCGGCAATTATCCCGATCTGTTCGAACTGGTGCGCGGGCGCGGCCTGATGCTGGGCCTGAAGATGAAGGTCGAGCCGCGGCCTTTTGTGGCTCATCTGCGCGACAATCACCAGTTGCTCTGCGTTTCGGCGGGGGACAAGACCATGCGTATCCTGCCGCCGCTGGTGATCGACGAGAGCCACATCGACGAATTCATGGACAAGCTGTCGGCCGCTGCCGCCAGCTATCAGCCTGAAGAGGTGGCGTGA
- a CDS encoding cold-shock protein, whose protein sequence is MGFDRGRRGRGRDKRDGFGEEGFDPFMGGGDRFGGGDRFGGGDRFGGGRDRGGFGGGGGGGFGGPRGGGGGFGGGGPRGGGFGGGGGGGMPAQVVGQGKGVVKFFNAQKGFGFIQREDGGEDVFVHISAVERAGLEGLAEGQGLEFTLVDRGGKVSASDLSVVGDVIAVAKREPAAPQRQLTGEKATGTVKFFNAMKGFGFITRDDGQPDAFVHISAVERSGLREINEGDRLEFDIEVDRRGKYSAVNLSPRQG, encoded by the coding sequence ATGGGTTTTGATAGAGGGCGTCGCGGCAGGGGCCGAGACAAGCGCGACGGGTTCGGCGAAGAAGGTTTCGATCCCTTCATGGGCGGTGGTGACCGCTTTGGTGGTGGCGACCGTTTCGGCGGCGGTGATCGCTTTGGTGGCGGTCGTGATCGTGGTGGCTTCGGCGGCGGCGGTGGTGGCGGCTTCGGCGGCCCGCGCGGCGGCGGTGGCGGCTTCGGCGGCGGTGGTCCTCGTGGCGGCGGCTTTGGCGGCGGCGGTGGCGGCGGTATGCCCGCCCAGGTCGTTGGTCAGGGCAAGGGCGTTGTGAAGTTCTTCAACGCGCAAAAGGGTTTTGGCTTCATCCAGCGTGAAGACGGCGGCGAAGATGTGTTCGTGCACATCAGCGCGGTCGAACGCGCCGGTCTTGAAGGTCTGGCCGAAGGTCAGGGTCTGGAATTCACGCTGGTGGATCGTGGCGGCAAGGTGTCGGCCAGCGATCTGTCGGTTGTGGGTGATGTGATCGCGGTCGCCAAGCGCGAGCCCGCTGCTCCCCAGCGTCAGCTGACCGGTGAAAAGGCGACCGGCACGGTCAAGTTCTTCAACGCGATGAAGGGCTTTGGCTTCATCACGCGTGATGACGGCCAGCCTGACGCTTTCGTGCATATCAGCGCGGTTGAACGTTCGGGTCTTCGTGAAATCAACGAAGGCGACCGTCTGGAATTCGACATCGAAGTCGATCGACGAGGCAAGTACTCGGCGGTCAACCTCTCGCCGCGTCAGGGTTGA
- a CDS encoding DUF2163 domain-containing protein: MSRVWFAQELETVATYWRIMRGDGVALGFTTHDRDLWFDGLNHMAAPGMMPAAIRRTAGLDDDSAEITGAISHEAIRAFDLQSGRFEGARVVVGVVDWETMEHQPLYRGAIGAVSQEMQGFVAELESSKAELARDPIPRTSPTCRAQFCDRDCALSAARFTHEATLLAHDLDSNLIHLTDSSGSGLDLGLLLGGTLRWIDGPYAGLSMTITGRSGSFLMLDHPLDVGLTGGLRVVLREGCDHTLATCGARFGNAVNFRGEPFLPGNDLVVRYGVAG; this comes from the coding sequence ATGAGCCGGGTATGGTTCGCGCAGGAACTGGAAACCGTGGCCACCTATTGGCGCATCATGCGGGGCGATGGCGTGGCGCTGGGCTTTACCACCCATGACCGCGATCTGTGGTTTGACGGGCTCAACCATATGGCCGCGCCCGGCATGATGCCCGCCGCAATCCGCCGCACGGCAGGGCTGGACGATGACTCGGCCGAAATCACCGGCGCGATCAGTCATGAGGCAATCCGCGCGTTTGACCTGCAATCGGGCCGGTTCGAAGGCGCGCGGGTGGTGGTGGGCGTGGTGGACTGGGAAACCATGGAGCATCAACCGCTCTATCGCGGCGCCATCGGCGCGGTCAGTCAGGAAATGCAGGGCTTTGTGGCAGAGCTGGAGTCGAGCAAGGCCGAATTGGCCCGCGACCCGATCCCGCGTACCAGCCCGACCTGCCGCGCTCAGTTCTGTGATCGGGATTGCGCGCTCTCGGCGGCCCGCTTCACGCATGAAGCCACACTGCTGGCGCATGATCTGGACAGCAACCTGATCCATCTGACCGATTCGTCGGGTTCCGGGCTCGATTTGGGCCTATTGTTGGGCGGCACGCTGCGTTGGATCGACGGGCCTTATGCGGGCCTGTCAATGACGATCACCGGGCGCTCAGGCAGTTTCCTGATGCTGGATCATCCGCTCGATGTAGGTTTGACCGGCGGGCTGCGGGTGGTGCTGCGCGAGGGTTGCGATCACACACTGGCCACATGCGGCGCGCGTTTTGGCAATGCCGTCAATTTCCGTGGCGAACCGTTCCTGCCGGGCAATGATCTGGTGGTGCGCTATGGGGTGGCGGGATGA
- the argF gene encoding ornithine carbamoyltransferase, which translates to MARHFLNLSDAGGDAVVAMLNDALDRKRARSSWTKGRVDADAPLDGHVLAMIFEKNSTRTRVSFDMAMRQLGGSAIVMDAGGMQLGRGETIADTARVLSRMVDAIMIRTNDHAKIEELAHYATVPVINGLTDASHPCQIMADLLTLLERGVALPGMEMAWLGDGNNVLHSLIEAAGLLKFNIRVGGPKGFEPDAGFVEQARARGAKITFTQDAAEAARGAQVVVTDTWVSMGQPGGDAVIKAMEPYQVNDALMAQAAPGALFLHCLPAHRGEEATDSVIDSAQSVVWDEAENRIHAQKSVLRWAFGQV; encoded by the coding sequence ATGGCGCGGCATTTCCTGAATCTCTCGGATGCGGGGGGGGATGCGGTCGTCGCGATGCTGAATGACGCGCTCGACCGCAAGCGGGCGCGCAGCAGCTGGACCAAGGGGCGTGTCGATGCCGATGCGCCTTTGGACGGCCACGTGCTGGCGATGATCTTTGAAAAGAACTCGACCCGCACGCGCGTGTCGTTCGACATGGCGATGCGCCAGTTGGGCGGCAGCGCGATTGTGATGGATGCGGGTGGCATGCAGCTCGGTCGCGGCGAGACGATCGCCGATACCGCCCGCGTGCTTAGCCGCATGGTCGATGCGATCATGATCCGCACCAACGATCATGCCAAGATCGAGGAATTGGCGCATTATGCCACGGTTCCGGTGATCAACGGCCTGACCGATGCCTCGCATCCGTGCCAGATCATGGCTGATCTGCTCACGCTGCTGGAGCGCGGTGTGGCGTTGCCTGGTATGGAGATGGCGTGGCTGGGTGATGGCAACAATGTGCTGCATTCGCTGATCGAGGCGGCGGGGCTGTTGAAGTTCAACATCCGTGTGGGCGGGCCCAAGGGCTTTGAGCCGGATGCGGGATTTGTTGAACAGGCGCGGGCGCGAGGGGCGAAGATCACCTTTACGCAGGACGCGGCCGAAGCGGCGCGCGGGGCGCAGGTGGTGGTCACCGATACCTGGGTGTCGATGGGCCAGCCCGGTGGCGATGCCGTCATCAAGGCGATGGAGCCCTATCAGGTCAATGATGCGTTGATGGCGCAGGCCGCGCCGGGGGCCTTGTTCCTCCACTGCCTGCCCGCCCATCGCGGCGAAGAGGCCACGGACAGCGTTATCGACAGCGCGCAGAGCGTCGTCTGGGATGAGGCGGAAAACCGCATTCATGCCCAGAAATCGGTGCTGCGCTGGGCTTTTGGGCAGGTGTGA
- a CDS encoding GTA baseplate fiber-binding domain-containing protein, translating into MATILFTAIGTAFGGPLGGALGALAGSQIDGAIFGTSTRRQGARLQDLSVTTSTYGAALPRHYGRMRVGGTIIWATDLSEHSSSSGGGKGQPSTTTYSYTSSFAVALASRPIIGVGRIWADGKLLRGASGDLKVGGTLRIHTGAADQAVDPLMASMMGGDQCPAFRGTAYVVFEDLQLGEFGNRLPSLNFELFCDEGALNLAALVRDTVEEAKVDVPVDGIWGFSCSDPLADTLAAWLPIVPIVCDADGDGLTIAPQDDSTPPMLDEPVAATGTGDFGGKGGYSWKRTPPAKSPPRSLRYYDVDLDYQPGSQRAPGAALSGQPKTLDLPVSTTSEEAFRLICGAVQNDDWAQETIQWRCAELDPAVSPGRCVTLPSIQGLWRVKDWEWRETGVELSLIRVAPAQALIRAATASGQANLASDLVLGQTRITAFELPSDGSAAGDAGRIYAALASSASGWKGAALYIDDGTGALTQIGSSGRQMATMGKAMTVLATGPTHVADRTHTVEIELANADLALSDATPRQLSAGANRALLGAEIVQFGRALPLGGARWRLEQLLRGRAGTEAAVGSHGIDEAFVLLNDGIVELDKSRIGSSSAIMIAAMGLGDNDPVTSAIACRGIAMRPLSPAQGQALRLSDGTLSLNWTRRARGALVWSDYVDVPLKEEKEAYQVGFGPIAAPFALWETASANLALNAATQADLVAAHGHGALWVRQVGTYQASDALHLCDL; encoded by the coding sequence ATGGCAACGATTTTGTTCACCGCAATCGGCACTGCCTTTGGCGGGCCTTTGGGCGGCGCGTTGGGCGCATTGGCGGGCAGCCAGATCGACGGGGCAATCTTTGGCACCTCCACCAGACGCCAAGGCGCCCGCCTGCAGGATTTGAGCGTCACCACATCAACCTACGGCGCCGCCTTGCCGCGACATTACGGCCGGATGCGTGTGGGCGGCACGATCATCTGGGCCACCGATTTGAGCGAGCACAGTTCGAGCAGCGGCGGCGGTAAAGGGCAGCCCTCGACCACCACCTACAGTTACACCTCGTCCTTCGCCGTGGCGCTGGCCAGTCGTCCGATCATCGGGGTCGGCCGGATCTGGGCCGACGGCAAATTGCTGCGCGGTGCTTCGGGCGATCTCAAGGTGGGGGGCACGTTGCGCATTCACACCGGGGCAGCGGATCAGGCGGTCGATCCGCTGATGGCCTCCATGATGGGCGGCGATCAGTGTCCGGCCTTTCGCGGCACGGCCTATGTGGTGTTTGAGGATCTGCAACTGGGCGAATTCGGCAACCGCCTGCCCAGCCTGAATTTCGAGCTGTTCTGTGATGAGGGTGCGCTCAATCTGGCCGCTCTCGTGCGGGATACGGTCGAGGAGGCAAAGGTCGATGTGCCCGTCGATGGCATTTGGGGCTTTTCCTGTTCCGACCCGCTGGCCGATACTCTGGCGGCCTGGCTGCCGATTGTCCCGATTGTCTGCGATGCTGATGGCGATGGGCTGACCATTGCCCCGCAGGATGATTCGACCCCGCCGATGCTGGACGAACCGGTCGCGGCGACGGGCACCGGCGATTTCGGCGGCAAGGGGGGATACAGCTGGAAACGCACACCACCCGCCAAATCGCCGCCAAGGTCACTGCGCTATTATGATGTCGATCTCGATTATCAGCCCGGATCTCAGCGCGCTCCGGGCGCCGCCCTGTCCGGCCAGCCCAAGACGCTCGACCTGCCGGTCAGCACCACCAGCGAGGAGGCCTTTCGCCTGATCTGCGGCGCGGTGCAGAACGATGACTGGGCGCAGGAAACGATCCAGTGGCGCTGCGCCGAACTCGATCCGGCGGTGTCTCCGGGCCGCTGCGTCACGCTGCCTTCGATCCAGGGGCTGTGGCGGGTGAAGGATTGGGAGTGGCGCGAAACGGGAGTCGAACTCAGCCTGATCCGCGTCGCTCCCGCGCAGGCGCTGATCCGCGCCGCGACCGCTTCCGGGCAGGCCAATCTGGCCTCTGATCTGGTGCTGGGACAGACCCGGATCACCGCTTTTGAACTGCCATCGGACGGCAGCGCTGCGGGCGACGCCGGGCGGATCTATGCCGCACTTGCTTCTTCGGCCAGCGGCTGGAAGGGGGCAGCCCTCTATATCGACGATGGCACGGGCGCGCTGACCCAGATCGGCTCCAGCGGGCGGCAAATGGCCACCATGGGCAAGGCCATGACCGTTTTGGCAACAGGGCCGACGCATGTGGCGGATCGGACCCATACGGTCGAGATCGAATTGGCCAATGCGGATCTGGCGCTGAGCGATGCCACGCCGCGCCAATTGTCGGCGGGCGCCAATCGCGCGCTGCTGGGCGCCGAGATCGTGCAATTTGGCCGCGCGCTGCCGCTGGGTGGGGCAAGGTGGAGGCTGGAGCAATTGCTGCGCGGACGCGCGGGGACAGAGGCTGCCGTCGGCAGCCATGGTATCGACGAGGCCTTTGTGCTGCTTAATGACGGCATCGTCGAATTGGACAAAAGCAGGATCGGCAGTTCGAGCGCCATCATGATCGCCGCCATGGGGCTGGGCGACAACGATCCGGTCACCAGCGCGATTGCCTGCCGCGGGATTGCCATGCGCCCGCTCTCGCCCGCGCAAGGTCAGGCCTTGCGACTTTCGGATGGAACGTTGAGCCTGAATTGGACGCGAAGGGCGCGTGGGGCCTTGGTCTGGTCCGATTATGTCGATGTGCCGCTCAAAGAGGAAAAGGAAGCCTATCAGGTTGGTTTTGGCCCAATTGCTGCTCCTTTTGCCTTGTGGGAGACGGCTTCAGCCAACCTGGCTCTGAACGCCGCAACACAGGCCGATCTGGTGGCCGCCCATGGCCATGGCGCCCTCTGGGTCCGGCAAGTGGGCACCTATCAGGCTTCCGACGCGCTGCATCTCTGCGACCTCTGA
- a CDS encoding DUF2793 domain-containing protein, whose translation MSDPLVFDNASPRFGLPFLYAGQAQKEFYVNEAFALADALLHCAIEGTATTPPASPVDGQNWSIGTGATGDWASHVGQIACRQSGNWIYVTPKDGMRVFDRSSGRSWLYASGWKIPSAVGIPTGGSTVDSEARAALGQLIAALRMAGILP comes from the coding sequence ATGAGCGATCCTCTCGTTTTCGACAATGCCAGCCCCCGCTTTGGGTTGCCCTTCCTTTATGCCGGACAGGCGCAAAAGGAGTTTTACGTCAACGAGGCCTTTGCCCTTGCCGATGCGCTGCTGCATTGCGCCATCGAAGGCACGGCCACGACGCCGCCCGCATCGCCGGTCGATGGCCAGAACTGGAGCATCGGCACCGGCGCCACCGGCGATTGGGCATCGCATGTCGGCCAGATTGCGTGTCGGCAAAGCGGAAACTGGATTTATGTAACGCCCAAGGATGGGATGAGGGTGTTTGACCGTTCCTCTGGCCGCTCTTGGCTTTACGCCTCGGGGTGGAAAATCCCGTCGGCGGTCGGCATCCCCACCGGCGGTTCGACGGTGGATTCGGAGGCCCGCGCCGCGCTGGGTCAGTTAATCGCTGCCTTACGCATGGCGGGCATTTTGCCCTAA